A window from Candidatus Macondimonas diazotrophica encodes these proteins:
- the urtD gene encoding urea ABC transporter ATP-binding protein UrtD, whose amino-acid sequence MTTSPNTASNTDFLLAIEDLTVSFDGFKAVNELNLYVDREEIRVIIGPNGAGKTTVLDLICGKTRATSGSIRFHNRELTRLAEHEIVWAGVGRKFQNPTIYENLTVAENLVVSYPKGRSVFGSLGFRQDIAVRTRVEEVAEAVFLRDRLDDMAGILSHGQKQWLEIGMLLIQEPELIMLDEPVAGMSVRERQQTGELLARICQGRSMLIIEHDMDFVRSIAHKVTVMHQGKILVEGSMDKVHDDPRVKEVYLGH is encoded by the coding sequence ATGACGACCAGTCCAAACACCGCATCCAATACCGACTTTCTGCTGGCGATCGAAGACCTGACCGTCTCCTTCGACGGATTCAAGGCCGTCAATGAACTGAACCTCTATGTGGATCGAGAGGAGATCCGGGTCATCATTGGCCCCAACGGCGCCGGCAAGACCACGGTGCTCGATCTCATCTGCGGCAAGACTCGCGCCACCAGTGGATCGATCCGTTTCCATAATCGGGAACTGACCCGGCTCGCCGAGCACGAGATCGTCTGGGCCGGTGTCGGCCGGAAATTCCAGAATCCGACTATCTACGAGAATCTGACCGTGGCCGAGAATCTGGTCGTCTCCTATCCCAAGGGGCGCAGCGTTTTCGGTAGCCTGGGATTCCGCCAAGATATCGCCGTGCGAACTCGGGTCGAAGAAGTGGCCGAGGCAGTATTTCTGCGGGATCGCCTGGATGACATGGCCGGCATCCTGAGCCACGGGCAGAAACAATGGCTGGAGATTGGCATGCTGCTGATCCAGGAGCCCGAACTCATCATGCTGGATGAACCGGTGGCGGGCATGAGCGTCCGCGAACGCCAGCAGACCGGCGAATTGCTGGCCCGCATCTGCCAGGGACGCTCCATGCTCATCATCGAACACGACATGGATTTCGTGCGCAGTATTGCCCACAAGGTCACCGTTATGCACCAAGGCAAGATTCTAGTCGAAGGCTCGATGGACAAAGTGCACGACGATCCCCGGGTCAAGGAAGTCTATCTCGGTCATTGA